The following proteins are co-located in the Vigna unguiculata cultivar IT97K-499-35 chromosome 9, ASM411807v1, whole genome shotgun sequence genome:
- the LOC114163631 gene encoding protein NRT1/ PTR FAMILY 5.1-like, producing the protein MEEKEGHTLDGTVNLNGGPVLSSTTGKWKACVFILANQLFERFAYFGVGANLVIYMTSELHKDMVSAVTSVNNWSGTAWMTPLLGAYIADSYVGRFWTITFALLIYATGMGLLVLTTTLECFKPTCRNEICKASTTQLALFYVSIYTIALGSGILKPNLSTFGADQFDDFRQNEKVLKVSFFNWWFFNTACGTLAATLFLVYIQERFGWGLGYGVSAIGFLLGAVTFFSGLPMYRHKPRHSKSHAKEFFRVPIVAFRNRNLHLPSNPSELHEFALEHYIAAGRRQIYHTPRFRFLDKAAIKSSRTRYESNAPCTVTHVETNKAVLGMIGIWLLTIIPGNFWAVEVTMFVKQGTTMDRKLGRNFEIPAASLWGFVVVTILICLPIYDCCFVPFMRRRSGHHRGLKMLHRVAIGFSIQVLAAAVMYVVELARMDVIREKHITTGAEVVPMSIFWLVPQHVLLGLANTFIMGGLLEFFYDESPEEMKVLGTAFYTSTVAAGKYSNSLVVSVIDKFSRKISGNGKSWLGNNLNDSHLDYYYAILVVISALNLGIFLWVQRRYIYKKENETPVNGIEILKEET; encoded by the exons ATGGAAGAGAAAGAAGGTCACACATTAGATGGCACAGTGAATCTTAATGGAGGCCCTGTGCTTTCTTCTACAACTGGGAAATGGAAAGCTTGCGTTTTCATTCTTG CAAACCAATTATTTGAAAGATTTGCATACTTTGGGGTGGGTGCGAATTTGGTGATTTATATGACATCAGAGCTGCACAAAGACATGGTATCAGCAGTAACAAGTGTGAATAACTGGTCAGGCACAGCATGGATGACTCCACTACTTGGTGCTTACATAGCAGATTCTTATGTGGGCCGATTTTGGACCATCACTTTTGCGTTGCTCATATATGCCACA GGAATGGGGCTGCTGGTTCTCACAACAACGCTGGAGTGCTTTAAGCCAACGTGCAGAAATGAAATTTGCAAAGCATCGACGACGCAACTAGCACTGTTCTACGTATCAATATACACCATAGCCTTAGGCAGTGGAATACTGAAGCCAAACTTATCAACTTTTGGTGCAGATCAATTTGATGACTTCAGACAAAACGAAAAAGTGCTTAAAGTTTCATTCTTCAACTGGTGGTTTTTTAACACTGCATGCGGCACCTTAGCTGCAACACTGTTTCTGGTGTACATTCAAGAGAGATTTGGATGGGGATTGGGGTATGGTGTATCAGCAATTGGTTTTCTACTGGGCGCTGTTACCTTCTTTTCGGGCCTCCCAATGTATAGGCACAAACCTAGACACAGTAAGAGCCATGCAAAGGAGTTTTTTAGAGTCCCCATAGTTGCTTTCAGAAACAGAAACCTTCATCTTCCTAGTAACCCTTCTGAACTGCATGAGTTCGCCTTGGAACACTACATTGCAGCTGGAAGACGACAGATTTATCACACTCCTCGTTTCAG GTTCTTAGACAAGGCTGCAATAAAATCAAGCAGAACAAGATATGAGTCAAATGCTCCATGCACAGTGACTCATGTAGAGACGAACAAGGCAGTCTTAGGGATGATTGGGATATGGCTACTGACCATAATTCCAGGCAACTTCTGGGCAGTGGAAGTGACAATGTTTGTGAAGCAAGGAACAACAATGGATAGAAAGCTTGGGCGAAACTTCGAAATACCAGCAGCATCCCTATGGGGTTTTGTAGTGGTGACCATTCTGATTTGTCTCCCCATTTACGACTGTTGCTTTGTACCATTCATGCGCAGAAGAAGCGGCCATCACAGAGGCCTCAAAATGCTTCACAGAGTTGCCATAGGATTTTCCATCCAAGTCTTGGCCGCAGCAGTGATGTATGTTGTAGAACTTGCAAGAATGGACGTGATAAGAGAGAAACACATAACTACTGGAGCAGAAGTAGTTCCTATGAGCATTTTCTGGCTCGTGCCTCAACATGTTCTACTCGGTCTTGCAAACACTTTCATTATGGGTGGATTGCTAGAATTCTTCTATGATGAATCCCCAGAAGAAATGAAAGTCCTTGGCACAGCCTTCTACACCAGCACTGTAGCTGCTGGCAAATACAGCAATAGTCTTGTGGTATCAGTGATCGATAAATTTTCGAGGAAGATCAGTGGTAATGGTAAGAGCTGGTTAGGCAACAACTTGAATGATAGCCACCTGGATTACTATTATGCTATTCTTGTTGTGATATCTGCTCTTAATCTTGGGATCTTTCTGTGGGTGCAAAGGAGGTACATTTACAAGAAAGAAAACGAAACTCCGGTGAATGGCATTGAGATTTTGAAAGAAGAGACATAA
- the LOC114162473 gene encoding peroxidase P7-like, giving the protein MASFCSRLTISLVLFVLVLGCVNAQLSTDFYYSSCPKLLSTVRSTVQSAISKETRMGASLLRLFFHDCFVNGCDGSILLDDTSSFTGEKNANPNRNSARGYEVIDSIKSAVEKVCPGVVSCADILAIAARDSVQILGGPSWNVKLGRRDARTASQSAANNGIPAPSSNLNQLISRFSALGLSTKDLVALSGGHTIGQARCTNFRARIYNESNIDTSFARTRQSSCPRTSGSGDNNLAPLDLQTPTTFDNYYFRNLVQKKGLLHSDQQLFNGGSTDSIVRGYSTNPSSFSSDFVSAIIKMGDISPLTGSKGEIRKNCRRIN; this is encoded by the exons ATGGCTTCGTTTTGTTCTAGATTAACTATCAGTTTGGTTCTGTTTGTCCTCGTACTGGGTTGTGTCAATGCACAACTTTCTACTGACTTCTACTACAGTTCTTGCCCAAAACTCCTCTCCACTGTGAGATCCACAGTGCAATCTGCCATATCAAAGGAGACCCGCATGGGTGCTTCTCTCCTCCGCTTGTTCTTCCACGATTGCTTTGTCAAT GGATGTGACGGTTCGATTCTTTTGGATGACACGTCAAGCTTCACCGGGGAGAAGAACGCAAACCCCAACAGAAATTCTGCTCGTGGATATGAAGTCATTGACAGCATAAAATCAGCCGTGGAGAAAGTGTGTCCAGGAGTTGTTTCCTGTGCGGATATCCTTGCCATTGCTGCCAGAGACTCTGTTCAAATC CTTGGAGGCCCTAGTTGGAATGTTAAACTTGGAAGAAGAGATGCTAGAACTGCTAGCCAATCTGCTGCCAACAATGGCATTCCTGCACCTTCTTCAAACCTTAACCAACTCATCTCTAGATTCAGTGCTCTAGGACTTTCCACCAAGGACTTGGTCGCCTTGTCGG GTGGGCACACAATTGGACAAGCAAGGTGCACAAATTTCAGAGCCCGCATCTACAACGAGAGCAACATAGATACCTCATTTGCCAGGACAAGACAATCAAGCTGCCCCAGAACATCAGGGTCAGGGGACAACAATCTGGCACCGCTTGATCTTCAGACTCCGACCACATTCGACAACTACTACTTCAGGAACCTGGTTCAGAAGAAGGGTCTTCTCCACTCTGACCAGCAACTCTTCAATGGTGGCTCCACTGACTCCATAGTGCGTGGCTACAGCACCAACCCAAGCTCCTTTTCCTCTGATTTTGTCTCCGCCATTATCAAGATGGGAGACATTAGTCCCCTCACTGGCTCCAAAGGAGAAATCAGAAAGAACTGCAGAAGGATTAACTGA